One Arthrobacter sp. StoSoilB20 DNA segment encodes these proteins:
- a CDS encoding amino acid transporter produces MTTMSRPPADPSALGPRVPERFRSWLLFGLQDSRGSHQGPGGVRSRREKTHSWWQVMCLTGVDYFSTLGYQPAIAALAAGVISPLATLVLVAVTLLGALPVYRRVAGESHRGEGSIAMLERLLPRWGGKLFVLVLLGFAATDFMITMTLSAADATAHLIENPFVPGWFRGQHVAITLILLALLAAVFLRGFKEAIGVAVVLVALYLALNVVVVATTLVEVFTHQSAVGDWWTALTTSHGNPFMAVGIALLVFPKLALGLSGFETGVAVMPQVRGHVSDTEAYPEGRIKGTRRLLTTAAVIMSSFLITSSFTTVVLIPESEFQPGGEANGRALAFLAHEHLGAGFGTLYDVSTIAILWFAGASAMAGLLNLVPRYLPRFGMAPEWAKAVRPLVLVFAAIAFLVTYLFDADVDAQGGAYATGVLVLMTSAAVAVTLSARRRQQPKRTWGFGVIAVVFIYTTVANIIERPEGIRIAGFFILGIILISLLSRVLRSFELHATHVRFDQKAIEFITAIEDGPIGIISHEPLRQTAKAYRDKFDSAVAVSHLPADFPALFLEVVVDDSSDFETALEVKGVVRHGYRVLEVHAPAVPNTIASVLLHIRDVTGLMPHIYFRWTEGNPVLNLVRFLFLGEGEIAPVTREVLRQAEPDVTRRPWVHVG; encoded by the coding sequence CATTCCTGGTGGCAGGTCATGTGCCTGACGGGCGTCGACTATTTCTCCACTCTGGGCTATCAGCCAGCCATCGCGGCATTGGCGGCAGGGGTGATCTCCCCGTTGGCTACGCTGGTCCTCGTTGCTGTAACGCTGTTGGGGGCGCTACCTGTGTATCGCCGTGTTGCGGGAGAAAGCCACAGGGGCGAGGGTTCGATCGCCATGCTCGAGCGTTTGCTGCCAAGATGGGGCGGAAAGTTATTCGTCTTGGTCCTGCTCGGTTTCGCGGCAACCGATTTCATGATCACCATGACACTCTCTGCAGCCGACGCGACGGCACACCTGATTGAGAATCCTTTCGTGCCGGGATGGTTCCGCGGGCAGCATGTGGCCATCACACTGATTTTGCTTGCGTTGCTTGCCGCCGTCTTTCTGCGCGGTTTCAAGGAAGCCATTGGCGTGGCGGTGGTGCTGGTTGCCCTGTATCTGGCACTGAATGTCGTGGTGGTGGCAACAACGCTCGTGGAGGTTTTCACGCACCAGTCTGCTGTGGGGGATTGGTGGACAGCGCTGACAACGTCACATGGGAATCCGTTCATGGCCGTCGGAATCGCCTTGCTGGTGTTCCCCAAGCTCGCTCTGGGCTTGTCGGGCTTTGAAACCGGAGTGGCTGTAATGCCCCAGGTCAGGGGCCACGTTTCGGATACGGAAGCGTACCCTGAAGGGCGCATCAAGGGGACCCGCCGGCTGTTGACAACAGCGGCGGTGATCATGAGTTCGTTCCTGATCACCAGCAGTTTCACCACAGTGGTGCTCATCCCTGAAAGTGAATTCCAACCAGGCGGAGAGGCCAACGGGCGCGCCTTGGCGTTTCTGGCCCACGAGCATCTGGGTGCCGGTTTTGGCACCCTGTACGACGTCAGCACGATTGCCATTCTCTGGTTCGCCGGCGCTTCGGCCATGGCGGGGCTCTTGAACCTCGTTCCACGGTACCTTCCACGGTTTGGCATGGCACCGGAGTGGGCTAAAGCCGTGCGCCCCCTGGTGTTGGTCTTCGCGGCCATCGCTTTTCTGGTCACCTACCTCTTCGATGCCGATGTGGACGCCCAAGGCGGAGCGTATGCCACCGGTGTCCTGGTGCTCATGACCTCTGCCGCCGTTGCAGTGACCCTATCGGCCCGCAGACGACAGCAACCCAAACGCACCTGGGGCTTCGGAGTCATTGCCGTGGTCTTCATCTACACAACAGTGGCAAACATTATTGAGAGGCCAGAGGGTATCAGGATCGCCGGTTTTTTCATTCTGGGCATCATCTTGATCTCGCTGTTGTCCAGGGTGCTGCGCTCGTTCGAACTGCACGCCACTCATGTCCGCTTTGACCAAAAGGCCATCGAGTTCATCACAGCCATCGAGGACGGACCCATTGGCATCATCTCGCATGAACCTTTGAGGCAAACCGCGAAGGCATACCGGGATAAGTTCGACTCTGCCGTTGCTGTCAGCCACCTGCCTGCGGACTTCCCGGCGCTGTTCCTGGAAGTGGTGGTGGATGACTCCTCGGATTTCGAAACCGCATTGGAAGTGAAGGGGGTTGTCCGGCACGGTTACCGGGTCCTGGAAGTTCACGCACCGGCTGTGCCGAACACCATCGCCTCAGTACTTCTGCATATCCGGGACGTAACCGGGTTGATGCCGCATATCTATTTCCGCTGGACGGAGGGCAATCCCGTGCTCAATCTAGTGCGTTTCCTTTTCCTGGGCGAAGGAGAAATCGCCCCGGTAACACGTGAAGTCTTGCGGCAAGCCGAACCGGATGTCACGCGGCGGCCGTGGGTCCACGTCGGCTGA
- a CDS encoding potassium-transporting ATPase subunit F yields MTLDAIMWIGLFLAGLAAVGYLLAVLLHPEKW; encoded by the coding sequence ATGACGCTGGATGCGATCATGTGGATCGGACTGTTCCTGGCCGGCCTCGCCGCTGTGGGCTATTTGCTGGCAGTGTTGCTTCACCCGGAAAAGTGGTGA
- the kdpA gene encoding potassium-transporting ATPase subunit KdpA → MVFSAASFITQLVVLVLVLVLLHKPLGVYLERVFSGTESSRPERLFHRLAGVDAGTEQSWSVYLRSVLVFSAVSILMIFLLQRLQGVLPGSNDLPGVDPWIAMNTAISFVTNTNWQTYVPEATMGIFVQMCLLAVQNFLSAAVGIVVVVALIRGIMRTKTERLGNFWVDLARASFRVLLPLATVGAIALVIGGVVQNFWSTEVTNTASGVTQLIPGGPVASQEAIKVLGTNGGGYFNANSAHPFENPSIFTSMFQVFLILLIPSALPNMYGRMVGDQRQGYTVAGVMAGLWLTSTALMGWAVASAQGTATAAAGGLGEGFEQRLGPAAGSIFAASTTLTSTGAVNVAHDSLPPLAGGVAMLNMMLGEVAPGGTGSGLYGMLVLAIIAVFIAGLMVGRTPEFLGKKIGPREMKLAALYILVTPALVLVMAGVTVLLPGVMSNAPASGPHQFSEVLYAFTSGANNNGSAFGGITSSGPYLSVMLGIAMLLGRFLPIALVLALAGSLARQRKIPASSGTVPTHGWLFGSLLLSVTVILTALSYFPALALGPLAEGLIK, encoded by the coding sequence GTGGTCTTCAGCGCTGCTTCCTTCATCACCCAGTTAGTCGTCCTGGTGCTCGTTCTCGTGCTGTTGCACAAGCCCTTGGGCGTGTATCTGGAACGGGTTTTCTCGGGCACTGAATCGTCGCGGCCTGAGAGGTTGTTCCATCGCTTGGCCGGGGTCGATGCCGGAACTGAACAGAGCTGGTCTGTGTATCTGCGCAGCGTTCTGGTGTTCTCGGCGGTCTCCATTTTAATGATTTTCCTGTTGCAGCGACTCCAAGGCGTTCTTCCCGGCAGCAACGACCTTCCGGGCGTGGATCCGTGGATTGCAATGAACACAGCCATCTCGTTCGTCACGAATACCAACTGGCAAACGTACGTGCCGGAGGCCACTATGGGCATTTTCGTCCAGATGTGCCTGCTGGCCGTCCAGAACTTTCTTTCGGCCGCCGTAGGGATTGTGGTGGTGGTCGCCCTGATCCGCGGCATTATGCGAACCAAGACAGAGCGTCTTGGCAACTTCTGGGTTGACCTCGCAAGGGCTTCCTTCCGCGTCCTTCTTCCCTTGGCAACCGTGGGGGCCATCGCCTTGGTGATCGGCGGCGTCGTCCAGAATTTCTGGTCCACGGAGGTCACCAATACGGCCAGTGGGGTCACCCAGCTGATTCCCGGTGGACCGGTCGCTTCCCAGGAAGCAATAAAGGTTCTGGGCACCAACGGTGGCGGCTACTTCAATGCAAACTCCGCGCATCCGTTTGAGAATCCGAGCATTTTCACGAGTATGTTCCAGGTCTTCCTGATCCTGCTGATCCCTTCGGCGCTCCCGAACATGTACGGGCGGATGGTGGGGGACCAGCGTCAGGGCTACACCGTTGCGGGCGTCATGGCTGGGCTTTGGCTGACGTCCACAGCATTGATGGGGTGGGCTGTTGCTTCGGCCCAAGGAACCGCGACGGCGGCTGCCGGAGGTCTGGGCGAAGGTTTCGAACAGCGTCTGGGACCGGCTGCCGGCTCGATCTTCGCAGCTTCCACCACCCTTACGTCCACCGGAGCGGTCAACGTTGCCCACGACTCGTTGCCCCCACTGGCGGGCGGTGTCGCCATGCTGAACATGATGCTCGGCGAGGTGGCCCCCGGAGGAACCGGATCCGGACTGTACGGAATGCTGGTCCTGGCCATCATCGCCGTCTTCATTGCGGGCCTTATGGTGGGCCGCACGCCTGAATTCCTGGGCAAGAAGATCGGCCCCCGGGAGATGAAGCTCGCAGCCCTCTACATTCTGGTGACACCTGCGTTGGTGCTGGTCATGGCAGGCGTCACGGTGCTGTTGCCGGGCGTCATGTCCAACGCCCCGGCGTCCGGTCCGCACCAGTTCAGCGAGGTGCTCTACGCCTTCACCTCCGGTGCCAACAACAACGGTTCTGCCTTTGGCGGCATCACCAGCTCCGGTCCCTACCTTTCGGTGATGCTCGGGATCGCCATGCTGCTCGGCCGCTTCCTGCCCATCGCGCTCGTCCTGGCGCTGGCAGGTTCGTTGGCCAGGCAACGTAAAATCCCAGCCTCCTCCGGAACCGTGCCCACCCACGGTTGGCTCTTCGGATCACTGCTGCTCAGCGTGACCGTGATCCTGACCGCACTTAGCTACTTCCCGGCCCTGGCTTTGGGCCCCCTCGCAGAAGGACTCATCAAATGA
- the kdpB gene encoding potassium-transporting ATPase subunit KdpB: MTPSTTASATDDAALTYADGNPLGTPGDHKHHTKAPAKLNAATIRAALPVAVKKLSPRQMIHSPVMFVVLAGAAICTVICMVKPDVFGIAVTVWLWLTALFGTLSEAIAEGRGKAQADSLRASRQGVLARLRLEDGSIKEVPGTDLKLNDVVICEAGDVIPSDGEIIEGLASVDESTITGESAPVIRESGGDRSSVTGGTKVLSDRILVRITAEPGATFIDRMIKLVEGAVRQKTPNEIALHVLLVSLTIVFLVVTMTLAPFASLAGATPSPIVLVALLVCLIPTTIGALVPAIGIAGMDRLVQHNVLATSGRAVETAGDITTLLLDKTGTITYGNRRAVNFFPANDVEDSDLIEAARLSSLADETPEGRSIVDLANDKGRNGPDMEEIRNASKEVAIVEFTASTRMSGLDVDGRRIRKGAASAVERYVMEAGGRMPAEVQRRVQEISAEGGTPLLVAESTHDGGTRVLGTVHLADVVKPGMHARFAELRRMGIRTVMITGDNPVTAKAIAAEAGVDDFVAEATPEDKLDVIRREQGEGRLVAMTGDGTNDAPALAAADVGVAMNSGTPAAKEAANMVDLDSDPTKLINIVGIGKQLLITRGALTTFSVANDVAKYFAIVPALFTAAFPGLGLLNLMGLATPASAILSAVIFNALIIIVLVPLALRGVKYRAVSANQALGRNLLLYGLGGLVAPFIGIKLIDLLISLIPGIG, translated from the coding sequence ATGACTCCGTCCACCACGGCATCGGCAACGGATGACGCCGCGCTGACGTACGCCGACGGCAACCCCCTTGGCACTCCGGGAGACCATAAACACCACACCAAAGCGCCGGCGAAGCTGAACGCAGCTACTATCCGGGCGGCCCTTCCCGTGGCCGTGAAAAAACTTTCCCCTCGGCAAATGATCCATTCGCCAGTGATGTTCGTGGTGCTGGCGGGTGCCGCCATCTGCACGGTGATCTGTATGGTCAAACCAGACGTGTTTGGCATAGCCGTCACTGTTTGGCTCTGGCTCACCGCGCTGTTCGGCACGCTGTCGGAGGCCATCGCCGAAGGCCGCGGGAAGGCCCAGGCCGACAGTCTTCGGGCCAGCCGCCAAGGGGTTCTCGCGCGGCTCCGTTTGGAGGATGGGAGCATCAAGGAGGTTCCTGGAACGGACCTTAAGTTGAACGATGTGGTCATCTGTGAAGCCGGCGACGTCATCCCGTCCGATGGCGAGATCATCGAGGGCCTTGCCAGCGTTGACGAGTCCACCATCACGGGCGAATCAGCGCCGGTGATCCGTGAATCCGGTGGTGACCGTTCGTCCGTCACCGGTGGCACCAAGGTTCTCTCAGACCGCATCCTGGTCCGCATTACTGCCGAGCCTGGAGCGACGTTCATTGACCGGATGATCAAACTCGTTGAGGGAGCAGTCCGTCAAAAGACGCCCAACGAAATCGCCCTGCACGTGCTGCTGGTATCGCTCACCATCGTCTTCCTGGTGGTCACCATGACTCTGGCGCCGTTCGCATCCTTGGCCGGGGCCACGCCGTCACCCATCGTGTTGGTAGCCCTGTTGGTGTGCTTGATTCCTACCACCATTGGCGCATTGGTTCCGGCTATCGGCATCGCGGGCATGGACCGGCTGGTCCAGCATAATGTCCTGGCAACGTCAGGGCGCGCGGTGGAAACGGCGGGCGATATCACCACGTTGCTGCTGGATAAGACCGGCACCATCACCTACGGCAACCGGCGCGCAGTCAATTTCTTCCCGGCCAATGACGTGGAGGACTCCGATCTCATCGAGGCCGCTCGCCTGTCCAGTTTGGCCGATGAAACCCCTGAAGGGCGCTCCATTGTGGACCTTGCCAACGACAAAGGCAGGAACGGTCCGGATATGGAGGAGATCCGGAATGCGTCGAAGGAGGTTGCCATCGTTGAATTCACGGCCAGCACCCGCATGAGCGGCTTGGACGTTGACGGACGCCGGATCCGAAAAGGTGCCGCGTCCGCCGTCGAACGCTATGTCATGGAGGCAGGCGGGCGCATGCCCGCCGAGGTTCAGCGACGGGTGCAGGAAATTTCGGCGGAGGGTGGCACACCGCTGCTGGTCGCCGAAAGCACGCACGACGGCGGAACCCGGGTTTTGGGAACAGTGCACCTGGCCGACGTGGTCAAGCCCGGCATGCACGCCAGATTCGCCGAGCTTCGGCGGATGGGCATCCGGACGGTGATGATCACCGGCGACAACCCTGTCACGGCCAAAGCGATTGCCGCGGAGGCCGGAGTCGACGACTTTGTCGCTGAAGCCACCCCCGAAGACAAACTGGACGTCATCCGCCGCGAACAGGGCGAAGGCCGCCTGGTTGCCATGACCGGCGACGGCACCAACGACGCACCGGCCCTTGCCGCCGCCGACGTGGGCGTGGCGATGAACTCCGGGACACCGGCTGCCAAGGAAGCGGCGAACATGGTGGATCTGGATTCCGATCCCACCAAGCTGATCAACATCGTGGGCATCGGAAAACAACTTCTCATAACCCGGGGTGCGTTGACCACGTTCTCCGTAGCTAATGACGTTGCAAAGTACTTCGCCATTGTCCCCGCGCTCTTCACTGCAGCGTTCCCGGGCCTGGGACTGCTGAACCTCATGGGCCTGGCCACCCCGGCCTCGGCCATCCTGTCAGCTGTGATCTTCAACGCCCTCATCATCATCGTTCTGGTGCCTCTGGCACTGCGCGGCGTGAAATACCGGGCGGTCTCAGCAAACCAGGCGCTTGGCAGGAACTTGCTCCTCTACGGCCTCGGCGGGCTCGTGGCGCCGTTCATCGGCATCAAATTGATTGACCTGCTCATTTCCCTCATCCCCGGTATCGGCTAG
- the kdpC gene encoding K(+)-transporting ATPase subunit C, whose amino-acid sequence MNMLLGYLRQAGTALRFLLLSTLILGLAYPLAVFGVGQAVGPFQANGSIVKDDAGNPAASALIAQASADEAGTQDPAWFHARPSAVGWDPATSSASNLGPNDTKLLDAVTANRAAVAELEGVSESAVPADAVTASGSGLDPDISVEYATLQIPRVAKAQGLTPDALQGLVTKHTSHGLEAFLGQPSVNVAELNLAVAEAAR is encoded by the coding sequence ATGAACATGCTGCTCGGTTATCTCCGTCAAGCAGGCACCGCCCTGCGGTTCCTGCTGCTCTCCACCCTCATCCTGGGGCTTGCCTATCCGCTGGCAGTCTTCGGTGTGGGACAGGCTGTTGGCCCGTTCCAAGCCAACGGGTCCATCGTGAAAGACGACGCCGGAAATCCGGCGGCATCAGCGCTGATCGCGCAGGCCTCCGCAGACGAGGCAGGTACACAGGACCCGGCCTGGTTCCATGCACGGCCTTCGGCGGTCGGCTGGGACCCGGCGACGTCGTCGGCCAGTAACCTGGGTCCCAACGACACAAAATTGCTCGACGCCGTCACCGCCAACCGTGCCGCTGTTGCGGAGCTGGAAGGCGTCAGCGAGTCCGCCGTGCCTGCAGATGCCGTGACGGCCAGCGGCTCAGGACTGGATCCGGACATCTCTGTCGAGTATGCCACCCTCCAGATCCCAAGAGTTGCCAAAGCGCAAGGGCTCACCCCGGACGCGCTTCAGGGCCTCGTGACCAAGCACACGAGCCATGGACTTGAGGCTTTCCTCGGTCAGCCCTCGGTGAATGTCGCCGAACTGAACCTGGCGGTTGCGGAGGCCGCGCGGTGA
- a CDS encoding DUF4118 domain-containing protein, which translates to MARATLRIFLGAAPGVGKTYAMLEEAHRLLGRGEDVVVAFAMDHGRSDTRALTQGLESIPSRTIQYRGTAFEEMDLDAVLARRPHTAVVDEYAHSNVPGSGNKKRWEDIEELLEAGINVLSTVNVQHLASLGDVVLAITEVRQAETVPDDVVRRADQIHLVDISPELLRQRLGDGKIYAADKVDAALSNYFRLGNLTALRELALLWLADRVDEGLAKYRAENNIDASWPARERIVIGLTGGPEGEVLIRRAARILKRVNGGDLLAVHVRAADGVSAESPQDLESQRHLIRDLGGSYHTVAGEDPAQALLDFARSVNATQIVVGVSRHRSLAGRLMGSGVGNRVVRESGDIDVHMVSHPLGGQGVDRPYRGELGKTRAAVGFGLAVVLPALLQLILAASPSHNIATAVLVQLTGSVAVALVGGLWPALLGAVWSSLLVNYFSTPPVGNLTISDPQNLLALLVFVGVSAAVAAVVDISARRSKEAKRASAEAATMADLTRGATDAEDTVQGLLAQALEVFQMRGASLFTADDGSEPERAWRLLAKAGETDSATPESNGQLAGGTTERIDDRTRLILYGRTLPASDRRLLGAFGTHLAAQLERRQLAASRREVMRLAESNIMRTSILRAVSHDLRTPLAGIKLAVGGLKQHDVAYTPEEQQDLLTTIDECSDRLDVLVGNLLDMSRITSDSVNALIKTVRWHEVIPPALRGVPSGSIRVDLPANLPAIDADAGMLERVIANVAENAVKYAPGSDIVIVASGGGLSTTSLGGRPSGELRIIDHGQGVPADGVVRMFQPFQRLDDVPASTGVGLGLAVAKGFAEAMGGTLTAEATPGGGLTMVIRMPLSTGAPMEWASGQAPMEAQSVLLHHPHVPPADIRRVL; encoded by the coding sequence ATGGCACGGGCGACACTGAGAATCTTCCTGGGGGCTGCCCCGGGCGTCGGCAAGACCTACGCCATGCTCGAAGAGGCCCACCGGCTGCTTGGTCGCGGCGAGGACGTTGTGGTGGCCTTCGCCATGGATCACGGCCGCAGCGATACGCGGGCGTTGACCCAGGGCCTGGAATCAATCCCATCACGGACCATCCAGTACCGGGGGACGGCCTTTGAGGAAATGGATCTCGACGCCGTCTTGGCGCGGCGGCCGCACACCGCCGTCGTCGATGAGTACGCCCACTCCAACGTCCCCGGCAGTGGCAATAAAAAACGCTGGGAGGATATCGAGGAACTCCTCGAGGCCGGCATCAACGTGCTGTCCACCGTGAACGTCCAACATCTGGCCTCACTGGGGGACGTTGTCCTGGCGATCACGGAAGTCCGCCAAGCAGAGACCGTTCCCGACGACGTCGTGCGCCGTGCCGACCAGATCCATCTGGTGGACATCTCCCCGGAACTGCTCCGCCAGCGTTTAGGGGACGGGAAGATCTATGCGGCCGACAAAGTGGATGCAGCCCTGTCGAACTACTTCCGGCTCGGAAATCTGACGGCATTGCGGGAGCTCGCCTTGCTCTGGCTTGCCGACCGCGTGGATGAAGGACTGGCTAAGTACAGGGCAGAGAACAACATCGATGCCAGCTGGCCAGCCCGGGAACGCATCGTTATCGGGCTGACTGGTGGCCCCGAAGGCGAAGTCCTGATCCGCAGGGCCGCCCGAATACTCAAACGGGTCAACGGCGGCGACCTCCTGGCGGTCCACGTCCGCGCAGCCGATGGTGTTTCCGCTGAGTCACCACAGGATCTCGAATCGCAGCGACACCTGATACGGGACCTCGGCGGAAGCTACCACACGGTGGCGGGGGAGGACCCGGCCCAGGCGCTCCTGGACTTCGCACGCAGCGTTAACGCGACACAGATCGTGGTGGGCGTTTCCCGCCACCGTTCCCTGGCCGGGCGGTTGATGGGCAGCGGCGTCGGTAACAGGGTTGTCCGGGAATCAGGAGACATCGACGTTCACATGGTCTCCCATCCGCTGGGCGGCCAGGGTGTGGACCGACCCTACCGTGGTGAACTCGGGAAGACCCGCGCGGCAGTAGGGTTTGGACTTGCGGTTGTCCTGCCGGCATTGTTGCAGCTCATTCTGGCGGCGAGTCCGTCCCACAACATCGCGACGGCGGTTCTCGTCCAGCTCACCGGTTCGGTCGCTGTTGCCTTGGTCGGTGGACTCTGGCCAGCGCTCCTGGGGGCAGTCTGGAGCAGCCTTTTGGTGAACTATTTCTCCACGCCACCTGTTGGAAACTTGACCATCAGCGATCCACAGAACCTGCTGGCGCTCCTTGTCTTCGTCGGCGTCTCGGCCGCGGTGGCCGCCGTCGTCGACATCTCGGCAAGGCGATCAAAGGAGGCCAAGCGCGCCAGTGCAGAAGCAGCGACCATGGCTGATTTGACGCGCGGAGCAACGGATGCCGAGGATACCGTCCAGGGACTGCTGGCGCAGGCCTTGGAAGTCTTCCAAATGCGGGGGGCGTCATTGTTCACGGCCGACGACGGATCAGAGCCCGAAAGGGCCTGGCGACTGCTGGCCAAGGCCGGTGAAACAGACTCAGCGACTCCTGAAAGCAATGGTCAGCTTGCCGGCGGCACCACGGAGCGGATCGATGATCGGACCCGTCTGATTCTGTATGGCAGGACTCTTCCAGCGAGCGACCGACGTCTTCTTGGAGCCTTCGGCACGCATCTTGCAGCCCAGCTCGAGCGCAGGCAGCTTGCGGCCAGCCGCCGCGAAGTCATGCGGCTGGCCGAAAGCAACATCATGCGAACGTCCATCCTTCGCGCCGTTTCCCACGATCTCCGCACACCCCTGGCCGGCATCAAACTGGCCGTCGGCGGACTTAAACAACACGACGTGGCCTACACGCCCGAGGAACAGCAGGACCTGCTGACGACAATCGACGAGTGTTCGGATCGGCTCGATGTCCTGGTGGGAAATCTCTTGGACATGTCCAGGATCACCTCGGACTCGGTCAACGCCCTGATCAAAACTGTCCGTTGGCATGAGGTCATCCCGCCCGCGTTACGTGGAGTACCTTCCGGCAGTATCCGCGTGGACCTGCCGGCGAACCTGCCCGCCATCGACGCTGACGCCGGCATGCTGGAACGCGTGATCGCCAACGTCGCGGAGAATGCCGTCAAGTATGCGCCAGGTTCGGACATCGTGATCGTTGCTTCGGGCGGCGGGCTGAGCACCACGTCCTTGGGCGGCCGCCCCTCGGGAGAGCTGCGGATCATCGACCACGGCCAAGGCGTTCCCGCCGACGGCGTCGTGCGCATGTTTCAGCCGTTCCAGCGGCTGGATGACGTACCCGCGAGCACCGGCGTCGGATTGGGCCTGGCGGTCGCAAAGGGCTTCGCGGAAGCCATGGGAGGAACCCTGACGGCCGAGGCAACACCGGGCGGAGGCCTGACCATGGTCATCCGGATGCCGCTATCCACCGGAGCGCCCATGGAATGGGCTTCCGGGCAGGCGCCCATGGAGGCGCAATCTGTGCTGCTTCACCACCCCCATGTCCCACCTGCTGACATCCGGCGGGTCCTTTGA
- a CDS encoding response regulator yields MSNILVVDDDPHILKALQITLKAHGYGVTTAADGEAALLSAAQHPVAVVVLDLGLPDIEGIHVITRIREWSDVPILVLSARHGSTDKVEALDAGADDYITKPFGLEELLARLRAILRRTVEPSDESPVVATSSFTLDLAGRKANRGGDDVRLTPTEWSILDVLVRNPGKLITQQQLLTEVWGPAYAKEANYLRVYMAQLRRKLEPEAGNPQHFITEPGMGYRFQP; encoded by the coding sequence ATGAGCAACATTTTGGTGGTGGATGACGATCCGCACATCCTCAAAGCCCTGCAGATCACTCTAAAGGCCCACGGCTATGGCGTAACGACCGCCGCGGACGGTGAAGCCGCCTTACTATCAGCGGCACAGCACCCGGTCGCCGTCGTGGTCCTTGACCTCGGACTACCCGACATCGAGGGTATTCACGTCATCACCAGGATCCGCGAATGGAGCGACGTGCCCATCCTGGTGCTGTCCGCACGGCACGGGTCCACCGACAAAGTTGAAGCACTGGATGCCGGAGCGGACGACTACATCACCAAGCCGTTTGGCCTGGAGGAACTACTGGCGCGGCTCCGGGCGATCCTACGACGGACAGTGGAGCCTTCCGATGAATCTCCCGTAGTTGCGACGTCCTCATTCACGCTCGATCTGGCAGGGAGAAAGGCCAACCGCGGTGGTGATGACGTTCGATTAACTCCCACCGAGTGGAGCATTCTGGACGTTCTTGTCCGGAACCCCGGAAAACTCATCACCCAGCAACAGCTCCTCACCGAGGTATGGGGGCCGGCCTATGCCAAGGAAGCCAACTATCTCCGGGTTTACATGGCGCAGCTTCGGCGCAAGCTCGAACCGGAGGCGGGTAATCCGCAACACTTCATCACCGAACCAGGGATGGGTTACCGCTTTCAGCCGTGA
- a CDS encoding flavin reductase family protein, which yields MFHAYPTDTWLGAPNQSFPSSLSADEFKALFRGHPGGVAVITADAGDGPVALTVSSVVSVSAEPPLLIFSVSALSSASEVLSRAETVVVHLLDAHDVDLAKFGATPGADRFDQTHRWSALATGEAVYNDVRAWVRCAVINRMEVGTSTIIAVHALESRVMRDVPAGEPGDALVYHNRSWHRLGEHSKLDG from the coding sequence ATGTTTCACGCCTACCCCACCGACACCTGGCTGGGGGCTCCGAACCAGAGCTTCCCGTCCTCACTCTCGGCCGACGAATTCAAAGCACTGTTCCGTGGCCACCCAGGCGGTGTCGCCGTCATCACGGCAGATGCCGGCGACGGACCGGTGGCACTGACAGTATCCTCGGTGGTGTCAGTCAGCGCGGAACCTCCGCTGCTGATTTTCTCGGTCTCAGCACTGTCCTCAGCGTCGGAGGTGCTTTCGCGCGCCGAAACCGTCGTGGTGCACCTGCTGGACGCGCACGACGTCGACTTGGCGAAGTTCGGAGCGACCCCCGGTGCGGACCGCTTTGACCAGACGCACCGCTGGTCCGCCCTTGCAACCGGCGAAGCGGTATATAACGATGTCCGCGCCTGGGTGCGCTGCGCCGTCATCAACCGCATGGAGGTAGGGACCTCCACCATCATCGCCGTTCACGCCCTGGAGTCCCGCGTGATGCGTGACGTCCCAGCGGGCGAACCCGGCGACGCCTTGGTCTACCACAACCGTTCCTGGCACCGCTTGGGCGAGCATTCCAAGCTTGACGGCTGA